GAAACAAACCTTTTAATGTCGGGTAAATCTGTCTGAATTTCTGATAACGCTCTTCATATTTTGCTACCAGTTCTGCATCCGGTTCCACCGTATCTACAATTTTCACAAGCTTCTCTGTTGCTTCTTCAACGCTTGCAAATTCTTTGCAGCCTACCGCTGCCAAAATCGCTCCGCCATATCCAGGACCTTCTTCGCTTTCAATGACATCCACCTTCAAATTCATTACATTTGCAACAATCTTTTTCCAAAGCGGACTCTTTGCTCCGCCTCCGCAAATTTTTGTACGCTCAATCTGGATTCCAAGACTTCTCGCCACTTCCAAAGAATCACGTAACCCAAATGCAACACCTTCCAGAACTGCCTGTGTCATATCCTCTCTTGTTGTATCCATTGTCATTCCGATAAATGTTGCTCTTGCCTTTGGATCATTGTGCGGTGAACGCTCTCCCATCAAATATGGAAGATAAAACACCTTGTTTTCTCCAAGTTTACGAATCTGTTCCTGCTCTTTTGCATATTCTTTTGTCTTCAGAATCTCATCCATCCACCATTTATTACAAGATGCCGCACTTAGCATACATCCCATCAAATGATAGTAACCATCTGCATGGTCGAATGAATGTAAGGCGTTATGTTCATCTACCCCGAATTTCTTGCTGGAAATAAAAATGGTTCCTGATGTTCCAAGAGAAATATTACATCTTCCTTCTCCAACCGTTCCTGTTCCAACCGCCGCTGCTGCATTATCTCCTGCTCCTGCAATCACTTTCACACTCGACGGGATTCCAAGCTCTTCTGCAATCTCTGGTTTCACATTTCCGACCACTTCATAACTCTCATATAGTGTCGGAAGCTGTTCCTCTTTTACATTACAGATTTCCAACATCTCTTTTGACCAGCATTTGTGCTCTACATCAAGTAACAACATACCGGATGCATCTGAATAGTCTGTGCAGTGAACACCGCTTAACACATATGCAAGATAATCTTTTGGTAACATAATCTTGTTGATC
This Ruminococcus hominis DNA region includes the following protein-coding sequences:
- the xylB gene encoding xylulokinase, encoding MLYIGVDLGTSAVKLLLMDEKGKIHNIVSKEYPLSFPHPGWSEQNPQDWKEQSLAGIKELIADADKSQIAGISFGGQMHGLVVLDENDEVIRPAILWNDGRTTKETDYLNEVIGKDKLSKYTANIAFAGFTAPKILWLKEQEPENFAKINKIMLPKDYLAYVLSGVHCTDYSDASGMLLLDVEHKCWSKEMLEICNVKEEQLPTLYESYEVVGNVKPEIAEELGIPSSVKVIAGAGDNAAAAVGTGTVGEGRCNISLGTSGTIFISSKKFGVDEHNALHSFDHADGYYHLMGCMLSAASCNKWWMDEILKTKEYAKEQEQIRKLGENKVFYLPYLMGERSPHNDPKARATFIGMTMDTTREDMTQAVLEGVAFGLRDSLEVARSLGIQIERTKICGGGAKSPLWKKIVANVMNLKVDVIESEEGPGYGGAILAAVGCKEFASVEEATEKLVKIVDTVEPDAELVAKYEERYQKFRQIYPTLKGLFQELN